The Burkholderia cepacia genome includes a region encoding these proteins:
- a CDS encoding SymE family type I addiction module toxin: MADANLKARPPVTERFITMQRKRDMDRYGRKALYDDSHCEPLYLWLRIAGQWLAHDAGFHAGQKLRVHVEHGKLTITAT; the protein is encoded by the coding sequence ATGGCTGACGCCAATCTTAAAGCACGTCCCCCCGTCACGGAACGCTTCATCACGATGCAGCGCAAGCGAGACATGGATCGTTACGGACGGAAAGCCCTCTACGACGACAGCCACTGCGAGCCGCTGTACCTGTGGCTCAGGATCGCGGGCCAATGGCTTGCCCACGATGCAGGCTTTCACGCCGGCCAGAAGCTCCGCGTTCACGTCGAACACGGCAAGCTCACCATCACCGCCACCTGA
- a CDS encoding helix-turn-helix domain-containing protein, producing MEFSERLNVLRKARGLTQQTLADAAGLAVLQIRRYEGGNAHPSLNVIRRLAIALGVSADAIVFDHDERGPDDDLRYQFEAVSRMPAHARELAKELLDALIIKNQVADKRNSKL from the coding sequence ATGGAATTCTCTGAACGTTTAAACGTGCTACGCAAAGCGCGTGGCCTTACCCAGCAAACCCTTGCGGATGCGGCCGGGCTCGCCGTTCTGCAAATCCGGCGCTATGAAGGTGGGAACGCTCACCCGTCCCTGAACGTGATTCGCCGACTGGCAATCGCGCTAGGCGTCAGCGCTGACGCCATCGTCTTCGATCACGATGAGCGCGGACCTGACGACGACTTGCGGTATCAATTCGAGGCGGTATCGCGAATGCCCGCACATGCCCGTGAACTCGCGAAGGAGCTTCTCGATGCACTTATCATCAAGAATCAGGTAGCAGACAAGCGAAACAGTAAGCTGTAA